Proteins co-encoded in one Papaver somniferum cultivar HN1 chromosome 5, ASM357369v1, whole genome shotgun sequence genomic window:
- the LOC113284077 gene encoding uncharacterized protein LOC113284077 isoform X1 — protein MEFEEEMEYQQNGEQGEHFNSETTGVVVQREKKVQGDTTFASFIGKKKEEKEREMVDWDMKKERPCGKNQAKYSSVIGVFLKQSRRWNWENPWNLQDDNAKDWLWAELKDLFVVDECHKQGTLSIAGGIFKDKKGKWKRKHYKLTNTHAMNLKDKPNSLTDGQWKSLVKLWDSEAHQTLSKKNAISRSQQKTKHTMGRKNYSRCEAEMAQENGGNPPTDGDVFIKTHINKVSGKALDPFSQGYIAQLREQSGLDENGLDKDGNQHSISNEVYAYVLPTKRHKRIRAQRCHLQYWSNEDFEREKEEREEEFKRQMKERDAEWERRMEAKNDQYNVRQNQMMEYVRLCRPDLFTRLGLSGPSDHLFRTGEHHHRPWEKLSLPYLWSSAKDLGSSLAYQRSNFLDLRRVTGVGSSPADTGRRLSYLWSSAKDLWSILADPRSYFLDRRIRFTYPGTI, from the exons ATGGAATTTGAGGAAGA GATGGAATATCAGCAAAATGGGGAGCAAGGAGAGCATTTCAATTCCGAAACtactg GAGTTGTTGTCCAACGAGAGAAAAAGGTGCAAGGTGATACCACTTTTGCATCTTTCATTGGAAAGAAAAAAGAGGAGAAAGAAAGGGAAATGGTCGACTGGGATATGAAGAAAGAGAGACCTTGTGGAAAAAACCAAGCCAAATATTCTAGTGTCATTGGTGTGTTTCTCAAACAATCTCGCCGTTGGAACTGGGAAAACCCTTGGAATTTGCAAGATGAcaatgctaaggattggttgtgggCCGAACTTAAG gatttgtttgttgttgatgaatGTCATAAACAAGGTACCCTGTCTATTGCTGGTGGAATATTTAAAGATAAGAAGGGCAAGTGGAAAAGGAAACACTATAAGCTCACAAATACACATGCAATGAATCTGAAAGATAAACCCAATTCGTTAACCGATGGGCAGTGGAAGTCTCTTGTAAAACTTTGGGATAGTGAAGCGCATCAA ACACTATCCAAGAAAAATGCCATTAGTAGAAGCCAACAGAAAACGAAGCACACAATGGGCAGGAAAAACTACTCTCGGTGCGAAGCTGAAATG GCTCAAGAGAACGGAGGGAACCCACCAACTGATGGTGACGTGTTCATTAAAACCCATATAAATAAAGTCAGTGGAAAAGCTTTGGACCCATTTTCACAAGGATACATT GCCCAATTAAGGGAACAGTCTGGGTTGGATGAGAATGGGTTGGATAAAGATGGTAACCAACATTCAATCAGTAATGAAGTCTATGCATATGTATTACCCACAAAAAGACATAAACGTATAAGAGCTCAAAGATGCCATCTGCAGTACTGGAGTAATGAGGATTTTGAGAGAGAAAAGGAAGAGCGAGAGGAAGAATTTAAGAGGCAAATGAAAGAACGAGATGCAGAATGGGAGAGGCGAATGGAAGCGAAAAATGATCAGTATAACGTGCGTCAGAACCAAATGATGGAGTATGTCAGATTGTGCAGGCCAGACCTATTTACGAGATTGGGACTCTCAGGACCttcagatcaccttttcagaacTGGGGAGCATCATCACAGACCTTGGGAGAAACTATCTCTTCCGTACCTTTGGAGCAGCGCCAAAGACCTGGGGAGCAGCCTGGCATACCAGAGGAGCAACTTTTTGGACCTTCGTCGCGTTACAGGTGTGGGGAGCAGCCCAGCAGACACGGGCCGACGCCTTTCTTACCTTTGGAGCAGCGCCAAAGACTTGTGGAGCATCCTGGCAGACCCGAGGAGCTACTTTTTGGACCGGCGGATCCGCTTTACATATCCAGGGACCATCTAA
- the LOC113280406 gene encoding uncharacterized protein LOC113280406, whose protein sequence is MKQQMDHLISDFHSEMSIIWNQLALMEPNWTTYIELWQKYREESRLVQLLMELRDDFETVRASILHRSPLPTVEAALSELITEETRKRIKPEIPVVFAVPSRISFNNTFSSQRNYRDISQVQCYNCKKPGHLAKNCTLPSTKSVSQTSFFQVPTNQSSNSQIQCNYCKEPGQTVGNCTSPSSRNMRERRRMNDTAYTPVPSILAEPALERSHETSTSTSSNLDDIQEMLKQALAIGNNKSTTASAFSVPTGTFSNGWFLDSGASNHMTFNFNVFENKHPIVTPKIRAAHGRDPRTEKLVGIGRRVGRLYLLETLIVPKQSKNELTVAASNSLPSTVSPFMSWHSKLGHVSFSRLTYMINKGLLGTTQVDKEPYNISFEPFDLIHYDVWGKSLIASKGGALYYIILIDDLSRFTWIYLFSSRSEFLKIYTDFSRMVKTQFRKSIKTFPADQGGEYISTPFKEFLKTEGSLLQLSYTETPEQKGIAERKHRHIIETAKTQLLSASVPSNFWGESILTGVYTINRIPSIAIGGYHLMNVSMVMVLNKKVIVVTTQRIVDYPRNIPSSTTKVTPLESFETPHDHSMENPNIASLERDLVPEDDALPPRARRPPSRFADYHCSLSSILSIHEPKSYREASISPV, encoded by the exons ATGAAGCAACAGATGGATCATTTAATCTCAGATTTCCATTCTGAGATGTCAATTATATGGAATCAACTAGCACTCATGGAACCAAATTGGACTACATATATTGAGTTATGGCAGAAATACAGAGAAGAGTCACGTCTGGTTCAACTTCTGATGGAGTTAAGAGATGATTTTGAGACTGTAAGAGCTTCAATTCTTCATCGGTCACCTCTCCCTACAGTGGAAGCTGCGTTATCTGAGCTTATTACTGAAGAAACTCGGAAGCGGATCAAGCCTGAAATACCTGTTGTGTTTGCAGTTCCTTCACGTATAAGTTTTAATAATACCTTCAGTTCTCAGAGAAACTATCGTGACATCTCACAGGTTCAGTGTTACAACTGCAAGAAACCAGGTCACTTGGCCAAAAACTGCACTTTACCATCAACAAAGAGTGTGTCACAAACATCATTCTTTCAAGTTCCAACCAATCAAAGTTCGAATTCTCAGATTCAGTGCAACTATTGTAAAGAACCCGGTCAAACAGTAGGAAACTGTACATCCCCATCTTCAAGAAAcatgagagaaagaagaaggatgaatgacactGCATACACACCTGTACCATCTATTCTTGCAGAACCTGCACTGGAAAGAAGTCATGAAACATCAACATCTACATCAAGTAATCTTGATGATATTCAAGAGATGCTTAAACAAGCCCTTGCAATTGGTAACAATAAATCTACAACAGCGTCTGCTTTCTCTGTTCCCACAGGTACATTTTCAAACGGTTGGTTTCTTGACTCAGGAGCTTCTAATCATATGACATTCAATTTtaatgtttttgaaaacaagcatCCTATTGTTACACCCaaaattagggctgcacatgggcgg GATCCCAGGACAGAGAAGCTTGTTGGGATAGGTCGTAGAGTCGGTAGACTATATCTCCTTGAAACTCTAATTGTTCCTAAACAATCAAAGAATGAACTTACCGTTGCAGCTTCAAATTCCCTTCCTTCTACTGTGTCTCCATTTATGTCTTGGCACTCTAAGCTAGGACATGTCTCTTTTTCACGTCTTACATATATGATCAATAAAGGATTACTAGGAACAACTCAAGTTGATAAAGAACCTTATAACATTTCAT TTGAACCTTTTGATCTTATTCATTATGATGTGTGGGGAAAGTCTCTCATTGCCTCTAAGGGAGGGGCTTTGTATTATATTATCTTGATTGATGATTTATCTCGTTTTACATGGATATATCTTTTCAGTTCTAGATCAGAATTCTTGAAAATATACACAGATTTCTCTAGAATGGTCAAAACTCAATTTAGAAAATCCATTAAAACCTTTCCTGCGGATCAAGGAGGTGAGTATATATCAactcccttcaaagaatttcttaaAACAGAAGGTAGTCTACTTCAGTTATCTTATACTGAAACTCCAGAGCAAAAAGGTATAGCAGAAAGAAAACATCGTCACATCATAGAGACAGCTAAAACACAACTTCTTTCAGCTTCAGTTCCCTCTAATTTTTGGGGTGAGTCAATTCTTACTGGTGTTTACACAATAAACCGCATTCCATCTATAGCCATAGGAGGATATCACCTTATGAACGTCTCTATG GTTATGGTATTGAACAAAAAGGTTATCGTTGTTACGACCCAGAGAATCGTCGATTAC CCTAGAAATATTCCATCCAGCACCACAAAAGTTACTCCTCTTGAAAGTTTCGAAACTCCACATGACCACTCTATGGAAAATCCTAACATTGCTTCTCTAGAAAGGGATCTTGTACCTGAGGATGATGCTTTACCTCCACGTGCTCGTCGACCACCATCCAGGTTTGCAGATTATCATTGTTCTTTATCATCCATTTTGTCTATACATGAACCAAAATCATATAGGGAAGCATCTATAAGTCCAGTCTAG
- the LOC113284077 gene encoding uncharacterized protein LOC113284077 isoform X2, with protein MEFEEEMEYQQNGEQGEHFNSETTVVVQREKKVQGDTTFASFIGKKKEEKEREMVDWDMKKERPCGKNQAKYSSVIGVFLKQSRRWNWENPWNLQDDNAKDWLWAELKDLFVVDECHKQGTLSIAGGIFKDKKGKWKRKHYKLTNTHAMNLKDKPNSLTDGQWKSLVKLWDSEAHQTLSKKNAISRSQQKTKHTMGRKNYSRCEAEMAQENGGNPPTDGDVFIKTHINKVSGKALDPFSQGYIAQLREQSGLDENGLDKDGNQHSISNEVYAYVLPTKRHKRIRAQRCHLQYWSNEDFEREKEEREEEFKRQMKERDAEWERRMEAKNDQYNVRQNQMMEYVRLCRPDLFTRLGLSGPSDHLFRTGEHHHRPWEKLSLPYLWSSAKDLGSSLAYQRSNFLDLRRVTGVGSSPADTGRRLSYLWSSAKDLWSILADPRSYFLDRRIRFTYPGTI; from the exons ATGGAATTTGAGGAAGA GATGGAATATCAGCAAAATGGGGAGCAAGGAGAGCATTTCAATTCCGAAACtactg TTGTTGTCCAACGAGAGAAAAAGGTGCAAGGTGATACCACTTTTGCATCTTTCATTGGAAAGAAAAAAGAGGAGAAAGAAAGGGAAATGGTCGACTGGGATATGAAGAAAGAGAGACCTTGTGGAAAAAACCAAGCCAAATATTCTAGTGTCATTGGTGTGTTTCTCAAACAATCTCGCCGTTGGAACTGGGAAAACCCTTGGAATTTGCAAGATGAcaatgctaaggattggttgtgggCCGAACTTAAG gatttgtttgttgttgatgaatGTCATAAACAAGGTACCCTGTCTATTGCTGGTGGAATATTTAAAGATAAGAAGGGCAAGTGGAAAAGGAAACACTATAAGCTCACAAATACACATGCAATGAATCTGAAAGATAAACCCAATTCGTTAACCGATGGGCAGTGGAAGTCTCTTGTAAAACTTTGGGATAGTGAAGCGCATCAA ACACTATCCAAGAAAAATGCCATTAGTAGAAGCCAACAGAAAACGAAGCACACAATGGGCAGGAAAAACTACTCTCGGTGCGAAGCTGAAATG GCTCAAGAGAACGGAGGGAACCCACCAACTGATGGTGACGTGTTCATTAAAACCCATATAAATAAAGTCAGTGGAAAAGCTTTGGACCCATTTTCACAAGGATACATT GCCCAATTAAGGGAACAGTCTGGGTTGGATGAGAATGGGTTGGATAAAGATGGTAACCAACATTCAATCAGTAATGAAGTCTATGCATATGTATTACCCACAAAAAGACATAAACGTATAAGAGCTCAAAGATGCCATCTGCAGTACTGGAGTAATGAGGATTTTGAGAGAGAAAAGGAAGAGCGAGAGGAAGAATTTAAGAGGCAAATGAAAGAACGAGATGCAGAATGGGAGAGGCGAATGGAAGCGAAAAATGATCAGTATAACGTGCGTCAGAACCAAATGATGGAGTATGTCAGATTGTGCAGGCCAGACCTATTTACGAGATTGGGACTCTCAGGACCttcagatcaccttttcagaacTGGGGAGCATCATCACAGACCTTGGGAGAAACTATCTCTTCCGTACCTTTGGAGCAGCGCCAAAGACCTGGGGAGCAGCCTGGCATACCAGAGGAGCAACTTTTTGGACCTTCGTCGCGTTACAGGTGTGGGGAGCAGCCCAGCAGACACGGGCCGACGCCTTTCTTACCTTTGGAGCAGCGCCAAAGACTTGTGGAGCATCCTGGCAGACCCGAGGAGCTACTTTTTGGACCGGCGGATCCGCTTTACATATCCAGGGACCATCTAA